The following coding sequences are from one Cystobacter fuscus DSM 2262 window:
- a CDS encoding alkaline phosphatase family protein: protein MNEVINPQLQTWAREYVRQVGSKMSPLSASRQRKLLIVHLDGVPKAHLEDAVRTGQMPFFSKLVTSGAYAMDDAFWGSPASTPFFQAGLLYGIRHPNLPAYSWFDRELGRKVQMNTPVDALAMESRLGRSAGSSLLSEGGHAYFALFRAEARNRLCMTTVASYKTMLRSIKYEFEGVLAGRTRKPLSYLRSFGKDAWNSFREVYRWARMQRDWRHEQGYLVSRVFLQRLGWSFAHTKAMVDMIRGVPSIYLVYGNYDEVAHRRGPRSEQALTELRRVDSYLAELYAVSKAVEPGYDIVFLTDHGHVDSDAIERRTGQRLEKLLLEGAPLPLSEDVRRGLLDGRALPEHVSLNAPEEPVVVESGNFSHVYLTRRREPLEAAQLVARFPEVLGRAMRHPDLGIVAVRRRDKAVAIIGGQVYEAHQIDSAPLSSEFSRRAVADYLRELPHMPTAGDLVLFGQAVSKGGTVGFAWEFGSHGGLTRTETNSVICWPRELPVDLSAMSHCTQLHDRLSSVYREGRRSLVEVAAS from the coding sequence GTGAACGAAGTCATCAACCCGCAATTGCAGACGTGGGCCCGCGAGTACGTGCGCCAGGTCGGCTCGAAAATGAGCCCCTTGTCCGCTTCACGTCAACGCAAGCTGCTGATCGTCCATCTGGATGGTGTGCCCAAGGCGCACCTGGAGGACGCCGTCCGTACCGGACAGATGCCGTTCTTCTCCAAGCTCGTCACCTCGGGCGCCTACGCCATGGACGATGCGTTCTGGGGCTCGCCCGCCTCCACGCCCTTCTTCCAGGCGGGGCTGCTCTACGGCATCCGCCATCCCAACCTGCCGGCCTACAGCTGGTTCGACCGGGAGCTGGGGCGCAAGGTGCAGATGAACACCCCGGTGGACGCGCTCGCCATGGAATCGCGGCTGGGGCGCAGCGCGGGCTCGAGCCTGCTGTCCGAGGGCGGCCATGCCTACTTCGCGCTCTTCCGCGCCGAGGCGCGCAACCGGCTGTGCATGACCACGGTGGCCAGCTACAAGACGATGCTGCGCAGCATCAAGTACGAGTTCGAGGGGGTGCTGGCGGGGCGCACGCGCAAGCCCTTGTCCTACCTGCGCTCGTTCGGCAAGGACGCGTGGAACTCGTTCCGCGAGGTGTACCGGTGGGCGCGGATGCAGCGCGACTGGCGCCACGAGCAGGGCTACCTCGTCAGCCGGGTCTTCCTGCAGCGGCTCGGGTGGAGCTTCGCCCACACCAAGGCCATGGTGGACATGATCCGGGGTGTGCCCTCCATCTACCTCGTCTATGGCAACTACGACGAGGTGGCCCACCGCCGCGGTCCCCGCTCGGAGCAGGCGCTCACGGAGCTGCGGCGCGTGGATTCCTACCTCGCCGAGCTCTACGCCGTGTCCAAGGCGGTGGAGCCCGGCTACGACATCGTCTTCCTCACGGACCACGGCCACGTGGACAGCGACGCCATCGAGCGGCGCACCGGGCAGCGCCTGGAGAAGCTCCTGCTGGAAGGGGCGCCCCTGCCGCTGTCCGAGGACGTGCGCCGGGGGCTGCTCGACGGCCGTGCGCTGCCCGAGCACGTGTCCCTGAACGCGCCCGAGGAGCCGGTGGTGGTCGAGTCCGGCAACTTCTCGCACGTGTACCTGACGCGGCGGCGCGAGCCGCTGGAGGCCGCGCAGCTCGTGGCGCGCTTCCCGGAGGTGCTCGGCCGGGCCATGCGCCATCCGGATCTGGGCATCGTGGCGGTGCGCCGCCGGGACAAGGCGGTGGCCATCATCGGGGGCCAGGTGTACGAGGCGCATCAGATCGACAGCGCGCCCCTGTCCTCGGAGTTCTCGCGCCGCGCCGTGGCGGACTACCTGCGCGAGCTGCCCCACATGCCCACCGCGGGCGATCTGGTGCTCTTCGGCCAGGCGGTCTCCAAGGGCGGCACGGTGGGCTTCGCCTGGGAGTTCGGCTCGCACGGGGGGCTCACGCGCACGGAGACCAACAGCGTCATCTGCTGGCCGCGTGAGCTGCCGGTGGATCTGTCCGCGATGAGCCACTGCACCCAACTGCATGATCGGCTGTCGAGCGTCTACCGCGAGGGGCGCCGATCGCTGGTGGAGGTCGCGGCGTCATGA
- a CDS encoding transglycosylase SLT domain-containing protein, producing the protein MAEPHTKSKVVAESASTTTPTSNTERKVVPIKKYDCDRLSLDEIKKIVKEHNKSKQPDEFIICQIYKESDFYPCAKSSESTASGFMGLTVTAVMDVIGQNKGETKEQWRARARTLHSGLTKEQNIEYATKYLQMRIDRAGDLEKGVNGYGTGAGYSTNINACAECMRRSGVGVACLEKIRKW; encoded by the coding sequence ATGGCCGAGCCTCATACGAAAAGCAAGGTCGTAGCGGAGAGCGCATCCACGACAACTCCCACATCCAATACCGAGCGCAAAGTTGTTCCTATCAAGAAATACGATTGTGATCGGCTATCCCTTGATGAAATCAAGAAAATCGTCAAGGAGCACAACAAATCCAAACAGCCGGATGAATTCATCATCTGTCAGATCTACAAGGAGAGTGATTTTTATCCTTGTGCGAAGAGTTCTGAGTCTACTGCCTCTGGGTTCATGGGGTTGACCGTCACTGCGGTGATGGACGTTATTGGGCAGAACAAGGGGGAAACGAAGGAGCAATGGAGGGCACGTGCGAGGACCCTTCACAGTGGGCTGACCAAGGAACAGAATATCGAGTACGCAACCAAATACCTCCAGATGCGGATTGATCGGGCTGGAGACCTCGAAAAGGGAGTGAATGGTTACGGCACTGGAGCCGGGTATTCGACCAATATCAATGCTTGTGCCGAATGCATGAGGAGGTCTGGTGTTGGAGTCGCCTGTCTGGAGAAGATCCGGAAGTGGTAG
- a CDS encoding lysylphosphatidylglycerol synthase transmembrane domain-containing protein: MKKGAGGRTLLKVLAVVVGAVLSVFLISSAFFRWNFGPGPLLIPRFPLEDFIEDLPGHLPWLIPFLLLSASIIPLRAVQWQTTLSKPVPLRERYHLVAIGAFTHNALPGKLGEFIRCFLLSRTQRIPFLQALGSVAVCKLLEFAALMGLVALSFLGPFGEKMAEFSGPLRIAVGACVGLVVLVVLLAHYALPLARALGRRNRLPRVRHLLGHVSEGLGTARSFRGMARTLLFSVGPVLAPALAYGLALRGLGISGGLFAGTIVLAAIALGQSLPGVPAGMGIYYFVTSWAARSLGASAEDAAAFAALTHLGTLLSQVSLGAISVRVRGIRIKDLRRGGSLAREAAGHMAHEAVEPAHSPA, translated from the coding sequence ATGAAGAAAGGGGCGGGGGGCCGCACGTTGCTCAAGGTGCTGGCGGTGGTGGTGGGCGCGGTGCTGTCCGTGTTCCTCATCTCCAGCGCCTTCTTCCGGTGGAACTTCGGACCGGGCCCCCTGCTCATTCCGCGCTTCCCGCTGGAGGATTTCATCGAGGATCTGCCCGGGCACCTGCCCTGGCTCATCCCCTTCCTCCTGCTGTCCGCGTCCATCATCCCCCTGCGGGCCGTGCAGTGGCAGACGACGCTGAGCAAGCCCGTGCCCCTGCGCGAGCGCTACCACCTGGTGGCCATCGGCGCCTTCACCCACAACGCGCTGCCCGGGAAGCTGGGCGAGTTCATCCGCTGCTTCCTCCTGTCGCGCACCCAGCGCATTCCCTTCCTCCAGGCCCTGGGCTCGGTGGCGGTGTGCAAGCTGCTGGAGTTCGCGGCGCTCATGGGGCTGGTGGCCCTGTCCTTCCTGGGGCCCTTCGGGGAGAAGATGGCGGAGTTCTCCGGGCCGCTGCGCATCGCCGTGGGGGCGTGCGTGGGGCTGGTGGTGCTGGTGGTGCTGCTGGCCCACTACGCGCTGCCGCTCGCCCGGGCGCTGGGCAGGCGCAACCGGCTGCCCCGGGTGCGCCACCTCCTGGGGCATGTGTCCGAGGGCCTGGGCACCGCGCGCAGCTTCCGGGGCATGGCCCGCACGCTGTTGTTCTCCGTGGGGCCCGTCCTGGCGCCCGCGCTGGCCTATGGGCTGGCCCTGAGGGGCCTGGGCATCTCCGGGGGGCTCTTCGCCGGCACCATCGTCCTGGCGGCCATCGCCCTGGGCCAGAGCCTGCCGGGCGTGCCGGCCGGCATGGGCATCTACTACTTCGTCACGAGCTGGGCGGCGCGCAGCCTGGGGGCCTCGGCCGAGGACGCCGCGGCCTTCGCGGCGCTCACCCACCTGGGCACGCTGCTCAGCCAGGTGTCCCTGGGGGCCATCTCCGTGCGCGTGCGCGGCATCCGCATCAAGGACCTGCGCCGAGGCGGCAGCCTGGCGCGCGAGGCGGCGGGCCACATGGCCCACGAGGCCGTGGAGCCGGCGCACAGCCCCGCGTGA
- a CDS encoding peptidoglycan-binding domain-containing protein, translating to MAGNAGVAQGTNPTTAVVVAKGTVTVVAFPLNYWEYSGLQLYFKSKKDNSIDNTASKKYKQAATAPHDYVVQLQKDLIALNYLPAKDDYRDGYFGPETQRAVARFQRHAARPYRMPQPDIGTGECFAGGETGVCDFATAQEIRKWISKNWTLPLARFPLRAISVVGVVTGGKLREDAAAAWGEIVTLAQAQGATLEGPYGDTTRVLQRMTKSGTSRYSFHYCGRAVDINQALGGGNGQRYFIVKEASGQQMYWRIYCKTANSSGAHIKALTKGQVKYYSFFNGKDIDIPAGNYVDLTTLIESSGKFERIKAQSGWEKDYNKTEWWHFQYIVAKQATFLDEMELIGYSEQQLRIAGWSNDAMLDHPPG from the coding sequence ATGGCTGGAAACGCTGGCGTGGCGCAAGGGACTAATCCCACTACCGCGGTAGTCGTCGCCAAGGGGACGGTCACGGTCGTGGCCTTCCCGTTGAATTATTGGGAGTACTCGGGACTTCAACTCTATTTCAAGAGCAAGAAGGACAACAGCATCGACAATACGGCGAGCAAGAAATATAAGCAGGCCGCTACCGCTCCTCATGATTACGTGGTGCAACTCCAGAAGGACCTGATCGCGCTGAACTACCTTCCGGCCAAGGATGACTACCGGGATGGTTACTTCGGGCCCGAGACCCAGCGAGCTGTCGCCCGCTTTCAGCGGCACGCCGCGAGGCCCTATCGGATGCCTCAACCAGACATTGGCACGGGGGAGTGCTTTGCTGGAGGCGAGACCGGTGTTTGTGACTTCGCTACAGCCCAGGAAATCCGCAAATGGATCTCGAAGAACTGGACGCTTCCCCTGGCCAGATTCCCACTTCGGGCGATTTCGGTTGTAGGGGTCGTTACAGGCGGCAAGCTGCGAGAGGATGCAGCCGCAGCGTGGGGGGAGATCGTCACGCTCGCCCAGGCACAGGGCGCCACACTCGAAGGCCCTTATGGAGACACCACTCGTGTGCTTCAGCGGATGACCAAGTCGGGCACGAGCCGGTACAGCTTCCATTATTGTGGCCGCGCTGTGGACATCAATCAGGCCCTCGGCGGAGGCAACGGACAACGCTATTTCATCGTCAAGGAGGCTTCCGGCCAACAGATGTACTGGCGGATCTACTGCAAGACAGCCAATTCGAGTGGAGCCCACATCAAGGCGCTCACCAAGGGGCAGGTCAAGTACTACAGTTTCTTCAATGGGAAGGACATAGACATTCCGGCTGGGAACTACGTGGACTTGACGACGTTGATCGAGTCTTCGGGCAAGTTCGAGCGCATCAAGGCCCAATCGGGCTGGGAAAAGGACTACAACAAGACCGAGTGGTGGCATTTCCAATACATCGTCGCCAAGCAGGCCACGTTCTTGGATGAGATGGAACTCATCGGGTACTCGGAGCAGCAACTCCGCATTGCCGGGTGGAGCAATGATGCGATGCTGGATCACCCACCGGGATGA
- a CDS encoding 2Fe-2S iron-sulfur cluster-binding protein — MPKVHFKSPLDDVTVEVSPGTTLLDAAEKAGAQVGHSCGGVCACSTCHVWVRKGLESLSEQRDEEMDRLDMGFDVRPYSRLSCQSEVGQTDVHVEITEESLSAYMDENPIVRRRLESEGKWPLKK, encoded by the coding sequence GTGCCCAAGGTCCACTTCAAGAGCCCCCTGGACGACGTCACCGTGGAGGTGTCGCCGGGAACCACGCTGCTGGACGCCGCCGAGAAGGCCGGCGCCCAGGTGGGCCACTCCTGCGGCGGCGTCTGCGCCTGCTCCACCTGCCACGTCTGGGTGCGCAAGGGCCTCGAGTCGCTCTCCGAGCAGCGGGACGAGGAGATGGACCGGCTGGACATGGGGTTCGACGTGCGCCCCTACTCCCGCCTGTCCTGCCAGAGCGAGGTCGGCCAGACCGACGTGCACGTGGAGATCACCGAGGAGTCGCTCTCGGCCTATATGGACGAGAACCCCATCGTGCGCCGCCGCCTCGAGTCCGAGGGAAAATGGCCCCTGAAGAAGTAG
- the omp85 gene encoding Omp85 family outer membrane protein gives MLSTALLLTTLATAPSPATTSALEAPVQKEKGADAIVVPLVSYNSDLGFTYGGVAGAYLYSPGYVPYRHAIAIQAMFTSRGQQNHYLRYDGPRLIGPMRLELRLEYRRELLSPFYGAGNVSAQDFRGNENQERFNYKKGSPGAWMRLRGRPLGESHPLQTYVGYAWRYTQVSTFESSMLSELKPVGIEGGPTGQVSAGVMWDTRDNESDPVRGGVEELSVRVSGTATGSRYQYGGITLSEKRFWQFGSRVVLAQRLTLDALFGEVPFFEWVNTGGVSVSEGIGGMSSVRGIERNRFAGNVKAFSNTELRVRAFDFNLFGAPVYTGGVAFVDVGRVWHPGVTDGPWWMLHPGVGAGLRVARRAAVVRFDWAMSPETLRHRVYINFGHMF, from the coding sequence ATGCTTTCGACCGCGCTGCTGCTGACAACGCTGGCCACGGCCCCCTCTCCCGCGACCACTTCCGCCCTCGAGGCGCCCGTCCAGAAGGAGAAGGGCGCGGACGCCATCGTGGTGCCCCTGGTGAGCTACAACTCCGACCTGGGCTTCACCTATGGTGGCGTGGCGGGCGCCTATCTGTACTCGCCAGGCTATGTGCCCTACCGGCATGCCATCGCCATCCAGGCGATGTTCACCAGCCGGGGACAGCAGAACCATTACCTGCGCTACGACGGGCCGCGGCTCATCGGGCCCATGCGCCTGGAGCTGCGCCTGGAGTACCGGCGCGAGCTGCTCAGCCCCTTCTACGGGGCGGGCAACGTGTCCGCGCAGGACTTCCGCGGCAACGAGAACCAGGAGCGCTTCAACTACAAGAAGGGCTCGCCCGGCGCGTGGATGCGCCTGCGCGGTCGGCCCCTCGGCGAGAGCCACCCCTTGCAGACGTACGTGGGCTACGCGTGGCGCTACACCCAGGTGTCGACCTTCGAGTCCTCGATGCTCAGTGAGCTCAAGCCCGTGGGCATCGAGGGCGGGCCCACCGGGCAGGTGTCCGCGGGAGTGATGTGGGACACGCGCGACAACGAGTCGGATCCGGTGCGTGGCGGCGTGGAGGAGCTGAGCGTGCGCGTGTCGGGCACCGCCACGGGCAGCCGCTACCAGTACGGGGGCATCACGCTGAGCGAGAAGCGCTTCTGGCAGTTCGGCTCGAGGGTGGTGCTCGCCCAGCGGCTGACGCTGGACGCGCTGTTCGGGGAGGTGCCCTTCTTCGAGTGGGTGAACACGGGCGGGGTGAGCGTCTCGGAAGGCATTGGCGGAATGAGCAGCGTGCGTGGCATCGAGCGCAACCGGTTCGCGGGCAACGTCAAGGCGTTCTCCAACACGGAGCTGCGCGTGCGCGCCTTCGACTTCAACCTGTTCGGCGCGCCGGTCTACACGGGCGGCGTGGCCTTCGTGGACGTGGGGCGCGTGTGGCACCCGGGCGTGACGGACGGCCCCTGGTGGATGTTGCATCCGGGCGTGGGCGCGGGCCTGCGCGTGGCCCGGCGCGCGGCCGTGGTACGCTTCGACTGGGCCATGTCCCCGGAGACGCTGCGCCACCGCGTGTACATCAACTTCGGCCACATGTTCTAG